A single region of the Procambarus clarkii isolate CNS0578487 chromosome 94, FALCON_Pclarkii_2.0, whole genome shotgun sequence genome encodes:
- the LOC123747391 gene encoding uncharacterized protein isoform X2 produces MDTMINTPTRRMSLRRKRNTKGTDGTESPVSKKSSPLMESKDEEASANTCTPKSQVYNSRRIRGQTAVSPGLSSGTLKNNEQSFHTPNKRQQHHTIEHRQQHSPDTPLICSQLCGTQECEVVWDCNSPGYSKDDLKRMPGGDTGERDSEESPVVFVAPAFHRLFPRARGRPPPPTIITNTTAQLDELLDQLSSRRNSPVETRGHSLTTPLPALDFRQRRALPEDESDATLEEDTSPSTSSTPGLLQDALSQPFDIRDENTQNEQQLTVPATKNMNLTICPDDSLWGDDLNMGICDISEVCDTDTRHFEREKVSATVDGGRVNVDDQVKDVSNMSSDIFDDDLFNESVIRTTQAMEEAMNDSVGGNYFTNVVQKKDLEELERKKNNRLSKYDNSSEHSLKSDMDNGGIKISQKSVKPNNSYRNLSHTVGDKRSSSRHVSSVPNTLHNSASVNQNVRVVQNSTHSASTAYQNLNDNTKDKITSVNSLSKSSASNVYSKAITKSHINLADDDSCSPVLGKTHVSPTNNPVRKVRNSFRLNVSSPRKNRQINAQDNGSFVQSANSNKLLNSVSVNERCSTGSGSVNSKSESNLVVTAETRRLESVSAQKISVIHPVVGNESYQANTAPPHEMKSTVKSNYGSTYTSISSKKSFNNCSSSQVGNVTNTGQTMRGPLLRSHSTDNPKSVVGNLPSVTQRSKSSVEGDASREFGEDDEFFRSLLSVLPEDENLLENPPFQSEISVLKGKEVALPQGNKCSVNTVRFLENFNTNSKHLPNEVHSDSYACRKDDAKKPHTKPVAATCTTLKDLPNQPQTLTARSRAQRSLIQAIPTTTANPHNSRLGPSMVSCVIVDNLRDTVQSVGQVDTLTSQPALPTPPQQDITTSDILDDDLFEDEVLTLLDEVECLVSSFPNIFIALHITVLTWMQ; encoded by the exons AATAATGAGCAAAGTTTTCACACACCTAATAAAAGGCAGCAGCATCACACAATTGAACATCGGCAACAACATTCACCCGACACACCGCTCATTTGTAGTCAGCTGTGCGGGACTCAGGAGTGTGAGGTGGTGTGGGACTGTAACTCTCCCGGTTACTCCAAAGATGATCTAAAGCGCA TGCCAGGTGGTGATACCGGAGAGAGGGACTCAGAGGAGAGCCCGGTGGTGTTTGTTGCACCTGCATTTCATCGCCTGTTTCCCCGAGCTCggggccgcccaccaccaccaacaataattacaaatacCACTGCACAGTTAGATGAACTATTGGATCAGCTCAGCAGTAGAC GAAATTCACCAGTGGAAACTAGAGGTCATTCCTTGACTACTCCACTACCGGCTTTAGACTTCAGACAAAGAAGAGCACTTCCTGAAGATGAATCTGATGCAACTTTAGAAGAGGACACGAGCCCCAGTACTTCATCAACTCCAGGGTTGTTACAGGATGCCTTGTCACAACCCTTTGATATAAGAGATGAAAATACTCAAAATGAGCAACAGCTTACAGTTCCTGCAACAAAGAACATGAACCTAACAATTTGCCCAGATGATTCACTGTGGGGTGATGATCTCAATATGGGTATCTGTGATATTAGTGAAGTGTGTGATACAGACACCAGACATTTTGAGAGAGAAAAAGTGAGTGCTACAGTTGATGGGGGTAGAGTGAATGTAGATGATCAGGTGAAAGATGTTTCTAATATGTCATCTGATATATTTGATGATGATCTGTTTAATGAATCTGTGATACGTACTACACAAGCCATGGAAGAAGCCATGAATGACAGTGTCGGTGGAAATTATTTTACAAATGTAGTTCAAAAGAAGGATTTGGAAGAATTGGAGCGAAAGAAGAACAACAGACTTTCAAAATATGATAACTCGAGTGAACATTCTTTAAAGTCTGATATGGATAATGGAGGTATTAAAATTAGCCAGAAAAGTGTAAAGCCCAACAACAGTTATAGAAATTTGAGTCACACAGTCGGTGATAaacgtagtagtagtaggcatgtcagcagtgTTCCCAACACTCTTCATAACAGTGCAAGTGTAAACCAGAATGTTAGAGTGGTTCAGAATTCTACTCATTCTGCCAGTACTGCTTACCAAAATTTAAATGATAATACTAAAGATAAAATAACTAGTGTTAATAGTCTGAGTAAATCCAGTGCTTCCAATGTTTATAGCAAAGCCATAACTAAGAGCCATATAAATCTTGCTGATGATGATAGCTGTAGCCCTGTCCTTGGCAAAACTCATGTATCCCCCACAAATAATCCTGTACGGAAAGTTAGGAATTCATTTAGATTAAACGTGTCTAGCCCTAGAAAAAATCGCCAAATTAATGCTCAGGATAATGGCTCTTTTGTGCAAAGTGCTAACTCCAATAAATTGCTAAACAGTGTGTCTGTAAATGAGAGATGTTCAACAGGTAGTGGTAGTGTAAATAGCAAATCTGAGAGTAATTTGGTAGTTACAGCTGAAACAAGAAGACTTGAATCAGTAAGTGCACAAAAAATATCTGTGATACATCCTGTAGTTGGGAATGAGTCGTATCAGGCCAACACGGCTCCTCCTCATGAAATGAAAAGCACAGTTAAATCTAACTATGGTTCTACTTACACTAGTATATCATCAAAAAAGTCATTTAATAATTGTAGTAGTAGTCAAGTAGGAAATGTGACAAATACAGGCCAGACAATGAGAGGACCTTTATTGCGCTCACATTCCACTGATAATCCAAAGTCTGTTGTTGGTAATTTGCCATCAGTCACACAGCGGAGCAAAAGTTCAGTGGAAGGAGACGCTTCCCGAGAATTTGGAGAGGATGATGAATTTTTCAGGTCATTACTGTCGGTTCTTCCTGAAGACGAGAACCTACTTGAAAACCCTCCTTTCCAATCAGAAATTAGTGTACTGAAAGGTAAAGAGGTAGCCTTACCTCAAGGCAATAAATGTTCCGTGAATACTGTGAGATTTCTTGAAAACTTTAATACCAATAGCAAACATTTACCTAATGAAGTCCATTCAGATAGTTACGCATGCAGAAAAGATGACGCCAAGAAGCCTCATACAAAACCAGTAGCAGCGACTTGCACAACGTTGAAGGATTTGCCCAATCAACCACAGACTCTAACTGCCAGAAGTAGGGCTCAAAGGAGTCTTATCCAAGCCATACCAACAACAACTGCTAACCCTCATAATTCAAGACTAGGCCCTAGTATGGTGTCTTGTGTAATTGTGGATAATTTACGTG ATACTGTGCAAAGTGTTGGACAGGTAGATACCTTAACCAGCCAGCCTGCATTACCTACACCTCCTCAGCAAGACATCACCACTAGTGATATCTTGGATGATGATCTCTTTGAGGATGAAGTTTTAACATTATTAGATGAAGTGGAAT GTCTTGTGTCTTCCTTTCCCAACATCTTTATTGCCTTACACATTACTGTACTGACATGGATGCAGTGA
- the LOC123747391 gene encoding uncharacterized protein isoform X1, producing the protein MDTMINTPTRRMSLRRKRNTKGTDGTESPVSKKSSPLMESKDEEASANTCTPKSQVYNSRRIRGQTAVSPGLSSGTLKNNEQSFHTPNKRQQHHTIEHRQQHSPDTPLICSQLCGTQECEVVWDCNSPGYSKDDLKRMPGGDTGERDSEESPVVFVAPAFHRLFPRARGRPPPPTIITNTTAQLDELLDQLSSRRNSPVETRGHSLTTPLPALDFRQRRALPEDESDATLEEDTSPSTSSTPGLLQDALSQPFDIRDENTQNEQQLTVPATKNMNLTICPDDSLWGDDLNMGICDISEVCDTDTRHFEREKVSATVDGGRVNVDDQVKDVSNMSSDIFDDDLFNESVIRTTQAMEEAMNDSVGGNYFTNVVQKKDLEELERKKNNRLSKYDNSSEHSLKSDMDNGGIKISQKSVKPNNSYRNLSHTVGDKRSSSRHVSSVPNTLHNSASVNQNVRVVQNSTHSASTAYQNLNDNTKDKITSVNSLSKSSASNVYSKAITKSHINLADDDSCSPVLGKTHVSPTNNPVRKVRNSFRLNVSSPRKNRQINAQDNGSFVQSANSNKLLNSVSVNERCSTGSGSVNSKSESNLVVTAETRRLESVSAQKISVIHPVVGNESYQANTAPPHEMKSTVKSNYGSTYTSISSKKSFNNCSSSQVGNVTNTGQTMRGPLLRSHSTDNPKSVVGNLPSVTQRSKSSVEGDASREFGEDDEFFRSLLSVLPEDENLLENPPFQSEISVLKGKEVALPQGNKCSVNTVRFLENFNTNSKHLPNEVHSDSYACRKDDAKKPHTKPVAATCTTLKDLPNQPQTLTARSRAQRSLIQAIPTTTANPHNSRLGPSMVSCVIVDNLRDTVQSVGQVDTLTSQPALPTPPQQDITTSDILDDDLFEDEVLTLLDEVESLYGSQQAQSDASNSQQSLSQPLRCTQDEIARKKEAAQRLREEKQKLRNQLVQHQNC; encoded by the exons AATAATGAGCAAAGTTTTCACACACCTAATAAAAGGCAGCAGCATCACACAATTGAACATCGGCAACAACATTCACCCGACACACCGCTCATTTGTAGTCAGCTGTGCGGGACTCAGGAGTGTGAGGTGGTGTGGGACTGTAACTCTCCCGGTTACTCCAAAGATGATCTAAAGCGCA TGCCAGGTGGTGATACCGGAGAGAGGGACTCAGAGGAGAGCCCGGTGGTGTTTGTTGCACCTGCATTTCATCGCCTGTTTCCCCGAGCTCggggccgcccaccaccaccaacaataattacaaatacCACTGCACAGTTAGATGAACTATTGGATCAGCTCAGCAGTAGAC GAAATTCACCAGTGGAAACTAGAGGTCATTCCTTGACTACTCCACTACCGGCTTTAGACTTCAGACAAAGAAGAGCACTTCCTGAAGATGAATCTGATGCAACTTTAGAAGAGGACACGAGCCCCAGTACTTCATCAACTCCAGGGTTGTTACAGGATGCCTTGTCACAACCCTTTGATATAAGAGATGAAAATACTCAAAATGAGCAACAGCTTACAGTTCCTGCAACAAAGAACATGAACCTAACAATTTGCCCAGATGATTCACTGTGGGGTGATGATCTCAATATGGGTATCTGTGATATTAGTGAAGTGTGTGATACAGACACCAGACATTTTGAGAGAGAAAAAGTGAGTGCTACAGTTGATGGGGGTAGAGTGAATGTAGATGATCAGGTGAAAGATGTTTCTAATATGTCATCTGATATATTTGATGATGATCTGTTTAATGAATCTGTGATACGTACTACACAAGCCATGGAAGAAGCCATGAATGACAGTGTCGGTGGAAATTATTTTACAAATGTAGTTCAAAAGAAGGATTTGGAAGAATTGGAGCGAAAGAAGAACAACAGACTTTCAAAATATGATAACTCGAGTGAACATTCTTTAAAGTCTGATATGGATAATGGAGGTATTAAAATTAGCCAGAAAAGTGTAAAGCCCAACAACAGTTATAGAAATTTGAGTCACACAGTCGGTGATAaacgtagtagtagtaggcatgtcagcagtgTTCCCAACACTCTTCATAACAGTGCAAGTGTAAACCAGAATGTTAGAGTGGTTCAGAATTCTACTCATTCTGCCAGTACTGCTTACCAAAATTTAAATGATAATACTAAAGATAAAATAACTAGTGTTAATAGTCTGAGTAAATCCAGTGCTTCCAATGTTTATAGCAAAGCCATAACTAAGAGCCATATAAATCTTGCTGATGATGATAGCTGTAGCCCTGTCCTTGGCAAAACTCATGTATCCCCCACAAATAATCCTGTACGGAAAGTTAGGAATTCATTTAGATTAAACGTGTCTAGCCCTAGAAAAAATCGCCAAATTAATGCTCAGGATAATGGCTCTTTTGTGCAAAGTGCTAACTCCAATAAATTGCTAAACAGTGTGTCTGTAAATGAGAGATGTTCAACAGGTAGTGGTAGTGTAAATAGCAAATCTGAGAGTAATTTGGTAGTTACAGCTGAAACAAGAAGACTTGAATCAGTAAGTGCACAAAAAATATCTGTGATACATCCTGTAGTTGGGAATGAGTCGTATCAGGCCAACACGGCTCCTCCTCATGAAATGAAAAGCACAGTTAAATCTAACTATGGTTCTACTTACACTAGTATATCATCAAAAAAGTCATTTAATAATTGTAGTAGTAGTCAAGTAGGAAATGTGACAAATACAGGCCAGACAATGAGAGGACCTTTATTGCGCTCACATTCCACTGATAATCCAAAGTCTGTTGTTGGTAATTTGCCATCAGTCACACAGCGGAGCAAAAGTTCAGTGGAAGGAGACGCTTCCCGAGAATTTGGAGAGGATGATGAATTTTTCAGGTCATTACTGTCGGTTCTTCCTGAAGACGAGAACCTACTTGAAAACCCTCCTTTCCAATCAGAAATTAGTGTACTGAAAGGTAAAGAGGTAGCCTTACCTCAAGGCAATAAATGTTCCGTGAATACTGTGAGATTTCTTGAAAACTTTAATACCAATAGCAAACATTTACCTAATGAAGTCCATTCAGATAGTTACGCATGCAGAAAAGATGACGCCAAGAAGCCTCATACAAAACCAGTAGCAGCGACTTGCACAACGTTGAAGGATTTGCCCAATCAACCACAGACTCTAACTGCCAGAAGTAGGGCTCAAAGGAGTCTTATCCAAGCCATACCAACAACAACTGCTAACCCTCATAATTCAAGACTAGGCCCTAGTATGGTGTCTTGTGTAATTGTGGATAATTTACGTG ATACTGTGCAAAGTGTTGGACAGGTAGATACCTTAACCAGCCAGCCTGCATTACCTACACCTCCTCAGCAAGACATCACCACTAGTGATATCTTGGATGATGATCTCTTTGAGGATGAAGTTTTAACATTATTAGATGAAGTGGAAT CACTGTATGGTAGCCAGCAAGCACAGTCTGATGCATCCAACTCTCAACAATCACTCTCTCAGCCTCTCAGATGCACGCAAGATGAGATTGCCCGTAAGAAGGAAGCAGCTCAGCGCTTACGTGAAGAGAAACAGAAACTGAGAAATCAGTTGGTACAGCATCAAAATTGTTAA